One genomic window of Mauremys mutica isolate MM-2020 ecotype Southern chromosome 5, ASM2049712v1, whole genome shotgun sequence includes the following:
- the LSM6 gene encoding U6 snRNA-associated Sm-like protein LSm6, which yields MSLRKQTPSDFLKQIIGRPVVVKLNSGVDYRGVLACLDGYMNIALEQTEEYVNGQLKNKYGDAFIRGNNVLYISTQKRRM from the exons ATGAGTCTACGGAAGCAAACCCCTAGTGACTTCTTAAAACAAATTATAGGAAGGCCTGTTGTTGTAAAGTTAAATTCTGGAGTTGATTATCGAG GTGTCCTGGCTTGCCTGGATGGGTATATGAACATAGCTCTGGAGCAGACAGAAGAATATGTAAATGGTCAATTAAAGAACAAATATGGGGATGCATTTATCCGAGGAAATAATG TTCTGTATATAAGCACACAGAAGAGGAGGATGTGA
- the REELD1 gene encoding reelin domain-containing protein 1, translating to MCPKVEDGMKVQVVIIGWACTILCSVSYTAAFSHGASLSACGDMTPKHIRAQLQNPRNNYIILHTNMSFYFPGDKVPVTVRSTRDFMGFLLQARRVSNDQVAGTFVFIPPGSKLLTCFEDGDSVTHSDKSLKRNLSFVWKAPAQPIGDIKFFLSVVQSYFVYWVRIESAIVSHRIKNRTPADSSKKFSTIMPTPLQKPTDPKVTVTASKGSATPNSITVFTQSAKFMPARLTRIAVTKVLEPAFGSRQDTEQLDKGKQQSETSVDSVALRVSSRHGGGQANRSSIYSDQSLEPSLEFQGLDMANILRSFLLQDYTSSPSTSDGPPSISGASTSQLCLTCKENIQEVAVNSNQEMTKPVLQATASLSTQLWYTYLLAVPGTTSQHRDGEADLDVSSSLSSASRQMAERRSVTQKASANFLLQSEHAVSSEEEENQEEVEGNTLPWVTRPMPDAAVPGKGAEHPRKGRQFIAAQLGILLGCTAALGMALAAGLRCIHAQYCHKRTEVSFSEPDNDVITMREGGEMMQFRKIRENSFVLVQAEYNWISPSGSGKKTVI from the exons ATGTGTCCCAAG GTGGAGGATGGAATGAAAGTCCAGGTAGTTATCATTGGATGGGCATGCACAATCTTGTGCTCAGTTTCGTACACTGCTGCCTTCTCCCATGGAGCGAGTCTTTCTGCCTGTGGTGACATGACACCCAAACATATAAGAGCTCAGCTTCAGAACCCCCGGAACAACTATATCATTCTCCACACCAATATGTCCTTCTACTTTCCAGGTGATAAGGTACCAG TGACAGTGAGGAGCACTCGTGATTTCATGGGCTTTTTGCTTCAAGCTCGCAGGGTCTCTAATGATCAAGTTGCTGGCACTTTTGTTTTCATTCCTCCGGGTTCCAAACTGCTGACTTGTTTTGAAGATGGCGATTCTGTAACTCATTCTGACAAGTCACTGAAGAGAAACCTGTCATTTGTGTGGAAGGCACCTGCCCAGCCCATTGGAGACATCAAGTTCTT TTTATCGGTAGTCCAGTCATATTTTGTATACTGGGTAAGGATTGAATCTGCTATTGTGTCCCACCGAATAAAAAACAGAACACCTGCTGATAGTAGCAAGAAGTTCAGCACTATAATGCCAACACCACTGCAGAAACCTACTGATCCAAAAGTAACAGTTACAGCAAGCAAAG GTTCTGCTACGCCCAACAGTATTACTGTCTTTACTCAGTCTGCAAAATTTATGCCTGCCAGACTGACTAGAATTGCAGTGACAAAAGTACTGGAGCCTGCTTTTGGAAGCAGACAAGACACAGAACAACTTGATAAGGGAAAGCAACAGTCTGAGACCTCTGTGGATTCAGTAGCCTTGAGGGTCAGCAGCAGACATGGAGGAGGGCAAGCCAACAGAAGCAGCATCTACAGTGATCAAAGTCTGGAGCCATCACTTGAGTTTCAAGGGCTGGATATGGCAAACATCTTGCGAAGTTTCCTTTTACAAGATTATACCTCCAGCCCCAGCACATCCGATGG ACCACCAAGCATCTCAGGTGCTTCTACATCACAACTCTGTTTGACATGTAAGGAAAATATACAG GAGGTTGCTGTGAACTCCAACCAGGAGATGACAAAACCTGTATTGCAGGCTACAGCTTCACTTTCCACCCAGCTTTGGTACACTTACCTGCTTGCAGTTCCAGGCACAACGTCACAGCATAGAGATGGGGAAGCTGACTTGGATGTCTCCAGCAGTTTATCATCAGCTTCAAGGCAGATGGCAGAGAGGCGGTCAGTGACACAGAAGGCTTCAGCAAACTTCTTGCTGCAGTCAGAACATGCAGTTTCcagcgaggaggaggagaaccAAGAGGAGGTTGAGGGGAATACACTTCCATGGGTGACCAGACCCATGCCTGATGCTGCTGTTcctgggaaaggagcagaacacccCAGAAAAGGGAGACAATTCATAGCAGCCCAACTTGGCATTCTCCTTGGTTGTACAGCTGCCCTCGGCATGGCCCTGGCTGCCGGGCTGCGCTGCATCCATGCCCAGTATTGTCACAAGCGAACAGAAGTGTCCTTTAGTGAACCAGACAATGATGTCATCACaatgagagagggtggggagatgATGCAATTCAGGAAGATACGGGAAAACAGCTTTGTGCTGGTGCAGGCCGAGTACAACTGGATCAGCCCATCAGGCAGTGGAAAAAAGACAGTCATCTAA